From a single Apium graveolens cultivar Ventura chromosome 2, ASM990537v1, whole genome shotgun sequence genomic region:
- the LOC141691671 gene encoding uncharacterized protein LOC141691671, which translates to MARVFRLKLDQLIDDIMKNNFFGTCLGAKVLDQLFAPISSVISVALERGLPHVHMLIWLDSASKHDLQANVNKYVSAEIPDPNVDPVGYAAYLYDEIPQHYVWNDADRTWLPRKKGKKIGRLDYTHHTSGEIWYFHFLLIKVHGATSFESLGTVKGKICSTYQGAFGDFGLLDDDNEWHQREIRGNPHLILNEKQQQFYALAEIHNILKTIGKFLEDYSQMPQPPHSYFDCGLNNLIVEKTSYNISEMEKKILDLYSSCNAEQLEVYNAVMQSASSGIAATLMPRGQTAHSRFKILIVLDEHSMCSISHTSNIAELIKQKKLIIWNEAPIQHNYSFECVDRSLRDIMKAVDPERFHIPFRGFIVVLDSNFRQIFPVITRASCGEIVSSCIT; encoded by the exons ATGGCGCGTGTCTTCAGGTTGAAACTTGACCAGTTGATTGATGACAttatgaaaaataatttttttgggaCGTGTCTTGGAGCTAAAGTTTTGGATCAGCTTTTTGCACCAATTTCTAGTGTTATTTCTGTAGCTCTG GAAAGGGGCTTGCCGCATGTGCACATGTTGATATGGCTGGATTCTGCCTCGAAACATGATCTGCAGGCAAATGTTAATAAATATGTTTCGGCGGAGATTCCTGATCCAAATGTGGATCCTGTTGGCTATGCTGCG TATCTCTATGATGAAATACCACAACATTATGTCTGGAATGATGCTGATAGAACGTGGCTTCCGAGAAAGAAAGGGAAGAAGATTGGGAGATTGGATTATACACATCATACTTCGGGAGAAATATGGTATTTTCATTTTTTGCTGATAAAGGTCCATGGTGCGACCTCATTCGAGTCATTGGGGACTGTAAAAGGGAAAATTTGTTCTACTTATCAAGGGGCATTTGGGGATTTTGGCCTTCTCGATGATGATAATGAATGGCATCAG CGAGAGATAAGAGGTAATCCACATCTAATCCTCAATGAGAAGCAGCAACAGTTTTATGCACTTGCTG AGATCCATAATATTTTGAAGACTATTGGTAAGTTCCTTGAGGATTATAGTCAAATGCCACAGCCGCCGCATAGTTATTTCGATTGTGGTCTTAACAATCTGATCGTTGAAAAGACAAGCTATAATATTTCCGAAATGGAGAAAAAAATTTTAGACCTGTACTCGAGTTGTAACGCTGAGCAACTGGAGGTCTACAACGCTGTCATGCAATCAG CCTCATCCGGGATAGCGGCGACTTTGATGCCTAGGGGTCAGACGGCACATTCAAGATTTAAAATTCTTATTGTTCTAGATGAGCATTCTATGTGTTCAATATCTCATACGTCAAATATAGCGGAGTTGATTAAACAAAAAAAACTGATTATATGGAACGAGGCTCCAATACAGCACAATTACTCCTTTGAATGTGTTGATCGATCACTGCGGGATATTATGAAGGCGGTGGATCCAGAACGCTTTCATATCCCTTTTAGGGGGTTTATAGTTGTCCTTGACAGTAATTTCCGCCAGATTTTTCCTGTCATTACACGAGCGTCGTGTGGTGAAATTGTTTCTTCATGTATAACATGA